From the Ciconia boyciana chromosome 24, ASM3463844v1, whole genome shotgun sequence genome, one window contains:
- the LOC140643726 gene encoding mast cell protease 1A-like translates to MCQPLLALLLLLSCSWANASALQGHIVGGHEAQPHSHPYMAYLKVGMSDCGGFLVAPDWVMTAAYCMGNATVILGAHNIHEPETTQQIWGVLRYHQHPEYDPNTVSNDIMLLKLTAKATLNDYVKTIPLPKTSSDLPTGTKCSIAGWGLINDDQVTKFFEAKVSIYSHRKCIHFYPHLNTGMVCAGSFHDLRDSSQGDSGGPLVCNKVAQGIISFGYDTPPGVYTRMSNYLPWIKKKT, encoded by the exons ATGTGCCAGCcactgctggccctgctgctcctgctctcctgctcaTGGGCCAATGCCA GTGCTCTACAGGGTCACATTGTGGGGGGCCACGAGGCTCAGCCCCACTCCCACCCTTACATGGCATACCTGAAGGTAGGAATGTCAGACTGCGGAGGCTTCCTGGTGGCCCCCGACTGGGTGATGACAGCCGCATACTGCATGGG GAATGCCACAGTCATCCTGGGGGCTCACAACATCCACGAACCAGAAACGACCCAGCAAATCTGGGGAGTTCTCAGATACCACCAGCACCCTGAATATGACCCCAACACCGTGTCTAATGACATCATGCTGCTCAAG CTGACAGCAAAGGCCACTCTCAATGACTATGTCAAGACCATTCCACTGCCCAAGACCAGCAGTGACCTCCCCACAGGCACCAAGTGCAGCATAGCTGGGTGGGGCCTGATCAATGATGACCAGGTGACCAAGTTCTTTGAAGCCAAAGTCTCCATCTACAGCCACAGGAAATGCATCCACTTCTATCCTCATCTCAACACCGGCATGGTCTGTGCTGGCAGCTTCCACGACCTCAGGGATTCCAGCCAG GGGGATTCTGGTGGGCCCCTGGTATGCAATAAGGTGGCACAAGGAATCATTTCCTTTGGGTATGACACCCCACCCGGCGTCTACACTCGCATGTCCAACTACCTGCCCtggatcaaaaaaaaaacctga
- the NCLN gene encoding BOS complex subunit NCLN isoform X2 — translation MLEEAGEVLESVLKASCLPLSFLLFVPAVLLLLGPPPAAEAAHEFTVYRMQQYELGGQPYGTRSAVLNTEARTVEADVLSRRCVMMRLVDFSYEQYQKALRQSAGAVVIILPRSISSVPQDVVRQFMEIEPEMLAMETIVPVYFAVEDEELLSIYEQTRAASASQGSASAAEVLLHTATANGFQMVTSGAQSKAINDWLIPSVEGRLTGLGGEDLPTVVIVAHYDSFGVAPWLSHGADSNGSGISVLLELARLFSRLYTYRRTHAGYNLLFFASGGGKFNYQGTKRWLEDNLDHTDSSLLQDNVAFVLCLDTLGRGNSLHLHVSKPPKEGTLQHAFLRELEMVVATQFPEVKFSMVHKKINLAEDMLAWEHERFAIRRLPAFTISHLESHRDSLRNSIMDRRARIDTKALTRNTRIIAEALTRVIYNLTDKGAPADLQIFTDQMIQQEQLESVMDWLSSQPRAAQLIDKDSTFLNTLEYYMGRYLKDVKQHHVKADKRDPEFVFYDQLKQVMNAYRVKPAIFDLLLAVCIAAYLGVAYVAVQHFGLLYKMIQRLSLKTKQQ, via the exons aTGCTGGAGGAGGCGGGCGAGGTGCTGGAGTCGGTGCTGAAGGCCTCGTGCCTGCCGCTCAGCTTCCTGCTCTTCGTGCCCGCCGTGCTTCTGCTCCTgggcccgccgcccgccgccgagGCCGCCCACGAGTTCACGGTCTACCGCATGCAGCAGTACGAGCTGGGCGGGCAGCCCTACG GCACCAGGAGCGCAGTGCTTAACACAGAAGCCCGTACTGTAGAAGCGGACGTCCTGAGCCGCCGCTGCGTCATGATGCGGCTTGTGGATTTCTCCTATGAGCAGTACCAGAAGGCTCTCCGCCAGTCAGCTGGTGCTGTGGTGATCATCTTGCCGCGATCTATCTCTTCTGTCCCACAGGACGTTGTAAGg CAATTCATGGAGATAGAGCCAGAAATGCTTGCTATGGAAACCATTGTGCCAGTCTACTTTGCAGTGGAAGATGAAGAGTTGCTGTCTATCTATGAACAAACGCGGGCTGCTTCTGCATCGCAGGGTTCTGCCTCGGCTGCAGAAG ttCTGCTGCACACGGCAACTGCCAATGGCTTCCAGATGGTGACCAGCGGGGCTCAAAGCAAAGCTATCAATGACTGGCTCATACCCAGCGTGGAG gGAAGGCTTACGGGGCTGGGTGGAGAAGATCTGCCCACTGTTGTGATAGTTGCCCACTATGATTCTTTTGGAGTGGCTCCA TGGCTGTCACATGGTGCTGACTCCAATGGCAGTGGTATCTCAGTGCTACTGGAACTAGCCAGGCTGTTTTCCCGTCTCTACACCTACAGACGTACCCATGCTGG GTATAACTTGCTGTTCTTTGCATCTGGAGGTGGCAAGTTTAATTATCAAGGAACCAAGCGGTGGCTGGAAGACAATTTGGACCACACTG ATTCCAGCCTGCTGCAGGACAACGTAGCATTTGTTCTCTGCCTTGATACTCTGGGCCGAGGCAATAGCCTTCATCTCCATGTCTCAAAGCCTCCCAAGGAGGGGACCTTGCAGCATGCGTTTCTGAGAGAACTGGAGATG GTTGTTGCAACCCAGTTCCCAGAGGTGAAGTTTTCCATGGTGCACAAGAAGATAAACTTGGCCGAGGACATGCTGGCATGGGAGCATGAGCGTTTTGCAATCCGACGCTTGCCAGCATTCACCATCTCCCATCTGGAGAGCCACCGCGACAGCCTGCGCAATAGCATCATGGATAGGAG GGCACGAATAGACACTAAGGCACTAACCAGGAATACTAGGATCATTGCTGAGGCTCTGACAAGGGTCATCTACAACCTAACAGACAAG gGAGCACCTGCAGATCTGCAGATCTTCACGGATCAGATG atcCAGCAGGAGCAACTAGAATCAGTGATGGACTGGCTGAGCAGtcagcccagggctgcccagctgaTTGATAAAGACAGCACCTTCCTCAACACCTTAGAATATTATATGGGTCGCTACCTGAAGGATGTCAAACAGCATCATGTTAAGGCAGACAAACG GGACCCTGAGTTTGTTTTCTATGACCAGCTGAAACAGGTGATGAACGCATACAG gGTCAAGCCAGCGATCTTTGACCTGCTTCTGGCTGTCTGTATCGCAGCCTACCTTGGTGTTGCCTATGTTGCAGTGCAG CACTTTGGTCTCCTTTACAAGATGATACAGAGATTATCCCTTAAAACCAAGCAGCAGTGA
- the LOC140643681 gene encoding granzyme E-like, whose translation MMKHLQKLLLSLLLVTCPPAKANYSWNWMEGGGEAKTHSTPYVAYLQGKNNQFCGGFLVAPNWVMTAAQCFVHKPLTVILGAHTIQRREESWQTFEVQEYHCHPDFMSPKKGNDILLLKLKGNATSNSYVRTISFEKSKVPGGTTCSIAGWGYKTPAATLREATVTIIKQRDCLSHYPGLADNLICGLSGSAGVPEKGDAGDPLVCNNKAYGIFSYRHNNWPGFYTHIAPYLHWVNSVMKSA comes from the exons ATGATGAAGCACCTGCAGAAACTCctgctctctctcctgctgGTGACATGCCCCCCGGCCAAAGCCA ATTATTCCTGGAATtggatggagggaggaggtgaaGCCAAGACCCACTCCACACCCTACGTGGCCTATCTGCAAGGAAAGAACAACCAATTCTGTGGAGGCTTCCTAGTGGCCCCGAACTGGGTGATGACAGCGGCTCAGTGCTTCGT ACACAAACCTCTGACTGTCATCCTTGGAGCCCACACAAtccagaggagagaggaaagttGGCAAACATTCGAAGTCCAAGAGTATCACTGCCACCCAGACTTCATGAGTCCTAAGAAGGGAAATGACATCCTCTTGCTGAAG CTGAAAGGCAATGCCACCAGCAACAGCTATGTTAGGACCATCtcctttgaaaaatcaaaagtCCCTGGTGGGACTACATGCAGCATAGCTGGCTGGGGCTACAAAACACCCGCTGCCACGTTACGCGAAGCTACCGTCACCATCATCAAACAAAGGGACTGCCTCAGCCACTACCCTGGACTTGCTGACAACTTGATTTGTGGCCTCAGTGGATCTGCTGGGGTACCTGAAAAG GGCGATGCAGGGGATCCACTCGTCTGCAACAACAAAGCCTACGGCATCTTCTCCTATAGGCATAACAATTGGCCTGGTTTCTACACACACATTGCTCCTTACCTTCACTGGGTCAACAGCGTCATGAAGTCAGCATGA
- the NCLN gene encoding BOS complex subunit NCLN isoform X1: protein MLEEAGEVLESVLKASCLPLSFLLFVPAVLLLLGPPPAAEAAHEFTVYRMQQYELGGQPYGTRSAVLNTEARTVEADVLSRRCVMMRLVDFSYEQYQKALRQSAGAVVIILPRSISSVPQDVVRQFMEIEPEMLAMETIVPVYFAVEDEELLSIYEQTRAASASQGSASAAEVLLHTATANGFQMVTSGAQSKAINDWLIPSVEGRLTGLGGEDLPTVVIVAHYDSFGVAPWLSHGADSNGSGISVLLELARLFSRLYTYRRTHAGYNLLFFASGGGKFNYQGTKRWLEDNLDHTDSSLLQDNVAFVLCLDTLGRGNSLHLHVSKPPKEGTLQHAFLRELEMVVATQFPEVKFSMVHKKINLAEDMLAWEHERFAIRRLPAFTISHLESHRDSLRNSIMDRRARIDTKALTRNTRIIAEALTRVIYNLTDKGAPADLQIFTDQMQIQQEQLESVMDWLSSQPRAAQLIDKDSTFLNTLEYYMGRYLKDVKQHHVKADKRDPEFVFYDQLKQVMNAYRVKPAIFDLLLAVCIAAYLGVAYVAVQHFGLLYKMIQRLSLKTKQQ, encoded by the exons aTGCTGGAGGAGGCGGGCGAGGTGCTGGAGTCGGTGCTGAAGGCCTCGTGCCTGCCGCTCAGCTTCCTGCTCTTCGTGCCCGCCGTGCTTCTGCTCCTgggcccgccgcccgccgccgagGCCGCCCACGAGTTCACGGTCTACCGCATGCAGCAGTACGAGCTGGGCGGGCAGCCCTACG GCACCAGGAGCGCAGTGCTTAACACAGAAGCCCGTACTGTAGAAGCGGACGTCCTGAGCCGCCGCTGCGTCATGATGCGGCTTGTGGATTTCTCCTATGAGCAGTACCAGAAGGCTCTCCGCCAGTCAGCTGGTGCTGTGGTGATCATCTTGCCGCGATCTATCTCTTCTGTCCCACAGGACGTTGTAAGg CAATTCATGGAGATAGAGCCAGAAATGCTTGCTATGGAAACCATTGTGCCAGTCTACTTTGCAGTGGAAGATGAAGAGTTGCTGTCTATCTATGAACAAACGCGGGCTGCTTCTGCATCGCAGGGTTCTGCCTCGGCTGCAGAAG ttCTGCTGCACACGGCAACTGCCAATGGCTTCCAGATGGTGACCAGCGGGGCTCAAAGCAAAGCTATCAATGACTGGCTCATACCCAGCGTGGAG gGAAGGCTTACGGGGCTGGGTGGAGAAGATCTGCCCACTGTTGTGATAGTTGCCCACTATGATTCTTTTGGAGTGGCTCCA TGGCTGTCACATGGTGCTGACTCCAATGGCAGTGGTATCTCAGTGCTACTGGAACTAGCCAGGCTGTTTTCCCGTCTCTACACCTACAGACGTACCCATGCTGG GTATAACTTGCTGTTCTTTGCATCTGGAGGTGGCAAGTTTAATTATCAAGGAACCAAGCGGTGGCTGGAAGACAATTTGGACCACACTG ATTCCAGCCTGCTGCAGGACAACGTAGCATTTGTTCTCTGCCTTGATACTCTGGGCCGAGGCAATAGCCTTCATCTCCATGTCTCAAAGCCTCCCAAGGAGGGGACCTTGCAGCATGCGTTTCTGAGAGAACTGGAGATG GTTGTTGCAACCCAGTTCCCAGAGGTGAAGTTTTCCATGGTGCACAAGAAGATAAACTTGGCCGAGGACATGCTGGCATGGGAGCATGAGCGTTTTGCAATCCGACGCTTGCCAGCATTCACCATCTCCCATCTGGAGAGCCACCGCGACAGCCTGCGCAATAGCATCATGGATAGGAG GGCACGAATAGACACTAAGGCACTAACCAGGAATACTAGGATCATTGCTGAGGCTCTGACAAGGGTCATCTACAACCTAACAGACAAG gGAGCACCTGCAGATCTGCAGATCTTCACGGATCAGATG cagatcCAGCAGGAGCAACTAGAATCAGTGATGGACTGGCTGAGCAGtcagcccagggctgcccagctgaTTGATAAAGACAGCACCTTCCTCAACACCTTAGAATATTATATGGGTCGCTACCTGAAGGATGTCAAACAGCATCATGTTAAGGCAGACAAACG GGACCCTGAGTTTGTTTTCTATGACCAGCTGAAACAGGTGATGAACGCATACAG gGTCAAGCCAGCGATCTTTGACCTGCTTCTGGCTGTCTGTATCGCAGCCTACCTTGGTGTTGCCTATGTTGCAGTGCAG CACTTTGGTCTCCTTTACAAGATGATACAGAGATTATCCCTTAAAACCAAGCAGCAGTGA
- the LOC140643640 gene encoding activated RNA polymerase II transcriptional coactivator p15-like — MPKAKELAGTSSSESGPEEEEGKKRKKEMSSKSEKRLKTEAKPSKVTEKPLGQGSEEEGMFQIGKMRYVRVSCFKGKVLVDVREFYADKEGSMRPGRKGIALSAEQWNQLKEIIPEIDAAVKKL; from the exons ATGCCTAAGGCCAAGGAGTTGGCGGGGACGAGCAGCTCGGAGAGCGGCccggaggaggaagaggggaag aaaagaaagaaagaaatgtcttcTAAGTcagagaaaaggctgaaaacagaGGCTAAACCTTCAAAGGTGACAGAAAAACCTCTGGGACAAGGCAGTGAAGAGGAGGGCATGTTCCAG ATTGGGAAGATGCGTTATGTCAGAGTGTCCTGCTTCAAGGGGAAGGTCCTCGTGGACGTCAGGGAGTTCTACGCTGACAAGGAGGGCAGCATGAGACCAGGGAGGAAAG GGATTGCCCTGTCTGCAGAACAGTGGAACCAGCTGAAGGAGATCATTCCTGAGATAGATGCTGCAGTCAAGAAATTATAA
- the S1PR4 gene encoding sphingosine 1-phosphate receptor 4, translating into MDGPQLSWLVNHSLPLPLGSAQYPELRLDLLDRKGSCLQLAAMRNVNIILQHYNFTGKLTNRQSGDEGMGLIRTTFAIISCIIILENLLVLLAILRCLRARRWVYSCIASITVSDLLAGVAYLSNLCLSGKKTFQLSPQLWFLREGILFIALAASTFSLLVTAIERYSAMVRPIAENEASKTLRLRSLIISCWLLAFIIGLLPLLGWNCLCDFNACSVLLPLYSKYYILFSVVMFSIILLGIIGLYISIFQLVQASSKQTSSRHSRKRSLRLLKTVLMILGAFIICWSPLFVLLLFDVFCETQTCTHLHSLDWTLALAMLNSGVNPIIYSLRSVEVRRAVGSLLCCCCVRVGLCKPGNCLVITDINSGSSTESSLRYRESFRSSVALNARPRAPLSSNSSMMSNLPSL; encoded by the coding sequence ATGGATGGTCCACAGCTGAGCTGGCTGGTGAATcactcccttccccttccactGGGCTCTGCTCAATATCCTGAGCTCAGACTTGACCTGCTCGACAGGAAAGgttcctgcctgcagctggctgccATGAGGAATGTGAACATCATCCTGCAGCACTACAACTTCACAGGCAAGCTGACCAACCGGCAGTCTGGGGATGAGGGCATGGGTCTCATCCGCACAACCTTTGCCATCATCAGCTGCATCATCATCCTGGAGAACCTGCTTGTGCTGCTGGCCATCCTGCGGTGTCTGCGAGCCCGCCGCTGGGTCTACTCCTGCATTGCCAGTATTACCGTGAGCGACCTGCTTGCAGGGGTTGCCTACCTTTCTAATCTCTGCCTCTCGGGCAAGAAGACCTTCCAGCTTTCACCTCAGCTCTGGTTCCTGCGGGAAGGCATCCTCTTCATTGCGCTGGCTGCCTCCACCTTCAGCTTGCTTGTGACTGCCATTGAGCGCTACAGTGCCATGGTAAGGCCGATTGCTGAGAATGAAGCCAGCAAGACCCTGCGCTTACGCAGCCTGATAATttcctgctggctgctggcctTCATCATTGGACTGCTTCCACTGCTGGGCTGGAACTGTCTGTGCGACTTCAATGCCTGCTCTGTCCTCCTGCCTCTCTACTCCAAGTACTACATCCTTTTCTCTGTAGTCATGTTCAGCATCATCCTCCTGGGGATCATTGGCCTCTACATCTCCATCTTCCAGCTGGTCCAGGCCAGTTCTAAGCAAACCAGTTCTCGGCACAGCCGCAAACGGTCCCTGCGCTTGCTCAAGACTGTGCTGATGATCCTGGGTGCCTTCATTATCTGCTGGAGCCCCCTCTTCGTCCTGTTGCTCTTTGACGTCTTCTGTGAGACCCAGACCTGCACACACCTCCACAGCCTGGACTGGACCTTGGCTCTGGCCATGCTTAACTCAGGCGTTAACCCCATCATTTACTCCCTCCGGAGTGTGGAGGTGCGCCGTGCTGTGGGaagcctgctgtgctgctgctgtgtcagAGTTGGGCTTTGCAAGCCTGGGAACTGCTTGGTCATCACAGATATCAACTCTGGCTCATCCACAGAGAGCTCCCTGCGCTACCGGGAGAGCTTTCGCAGCTCTGTAGCACTGAATGCCCGGCCCAGAGCACCTCTCTCCAGCAACTCCAGCATGATGAGCAATCTCCCCAGCCTCTGA